A genomic window from Euwallacea fornicatus isolate EFF26 chromosome 6, ASM4011564v1, whole genome shotgun sequence includes:
- the LOC136339745 gene encoding uncharacterized protein encodes MWKLIETIGTGASMRDQSTQTSPMELVRKETVTVGTQTLHLMEEDKIRIRKINDMLDSDGDLSLLHELVNESWPVQCYAKTTTEKGSILEQERRDLVVICDVGSKLSNLMQELCDTNVQLAKLMNKEGMTPQKMYVLRQHDLLTCEDEPKRSKDTDRITYLCKVNPQEEEMDKTRNILEVLTKGQGKVRGMR; translated from the coding sequence ATGTGGAAATTGATCGAGACCATCGGTACGGGGGCGAGCATGAGGGATCAGAGCACGCAAACATCCCCCATGGAATTGGTACGTAAGGAGACCGTGACCGTTGGTACCCAGACATTGCATTTGATGGAGGAGGATAAGATTCGTATCCGCAAAATTAACGATATGCTAGACTCAGACGGGGATCTATCGCTTTTACACGAATTGGTCAACGAGAGCTGGCCCGTTCAATGCTATGCCAAAACAACGACGGAAAAAGGGAGTATCCTCGAACAAGAGAGAAGGGACCTAGTCGTCATTTGCGATGTCGGGAGCAAACTCAGTAATCTTATGCAAGAGCTCTGCGATACCAACGTCCAACTGGCTAAGTTGATGAATAAGGAGGGCATGACCCCTCAGAAAATGTATGTGCTCAGACAGCACGACTTGCTCACTTGCGAGGACGAACCTAAGAGAAGCAAAGACACAGATAGGATCACTTACCTGTGTAAGGTGAACCCGCAGGAAGAGGAAATGGACAAAACGAGGAATATCTTGGAGGTACTCACCAAGGGTCAAGGAAAAGTCCGTGGAATGCGGTAG